The Humulus lupulus chromosome 7, drHumLupu1.1, whole genome shotgun sequence region GGAGCTTCGGCTTTTGATCTCCTGAAAGCATATCAGGTCTACATCACCGCATGCCCATTCAAAAGAATGTCACACATTTACGCCAACCGAACGATCCTAAAGCTCTCGGAGAAAGCAAGTAGAATTCACATAATCGATTTTGGTGTTCTTTATGGCTTCCAATGGCCTTGCCTCATCCAACGCCTCTCGGAAAGACCCGGTGGCCCCCCGATGCTCCGCTTCACAGGGGTCGAGTTTCCTCAACCGGGGTTTCGGCCTTCTGAGAGGGTCATCCAGACGGGTCGAAGATTGACGAACTACTGCGAGAGATTCAATGTCCCGTTCGAGTGTAACATGATAGCACAGAAGTGGGAAACCGTCAAAATCGAAGACTTGAAGCTCGACAGGGATGAGTTGACTGTAGTTAACTGTTTGGACCGTATGAAGAACTTGCCTGATGAAACAGTAATAGAGGATTGTCCGAGAGACGAAGTGTTGAGACTGATAAGGAGAACAAACCCCGATTTGTTCATCCATGGCGTCGTGAATGGGACTCACAATGCGCCTTTCTTCTTGACCCGTTTCAGAGAAGCGCTGTTCCATTTCTCGGCTCAGTTCGACATGTTTGAAGCGAGTTTGCCCAGAGAAGACCAGCACAGGCTGATGTTCGAGAAGGAGGTGTTCGGTCGAGACGTGGTGAACGTGGTGGCCGGAGAGGGTTTACAGAGAGTGGAGAGGCCGGAGACTTATAAACAATGGCAAGTGAGGAATGTAAGAGCTGGGTTTAGGCAGGTGGGTTTGGATGGTGAACTGGTGAAGTTAGTGAGGAACATGGTGAAGAAACATTACCATAGGGACTTCGTCGTTGATGAGGATGGGATGTGGATGTTGCAGGGTTGGAAAGGTCGTATTTTTCAGGCCATGTCTTGTTGGCGACCAGCTTAGTCTTCGAGCTTCGATAGCAGTACGTAGCTTTTGGAAATGAGTGCATATCACAACATCACACGTTGTGATTCTGTAACATAGTTAATTCAATTGTTTTGAATTCATTTAATCGAACttttcctgcatcaggtctctaaaTTATAGACATGTAATTAAAAGACGCAGGATTTCTCTTCTAGTTTATAGTCAGTCCAACCCACTAAGCCAATGATTGATTGAATTAAGTGAGGATCAGAGAcattttgaattgaaataaatgtttcttaaaaaataaaaatagaactgCTTCTGTATCCCTTGAATATTTGAGAACCGGGCAACAATTACTCAAGAAAAACTCGAACCTCAAACCAAATTGGAAGTAAACCACGGGCCAGACCACTTAAGCTACCACCTTGGGTGAATTGAAATAGATGTTATTCTCACATAGCTTCTACATTAAATGGTGATCATGGTCAAACATGAGCAAAATGTGCAAGTATAAATAAACACCCACTAAAAAACTTCACTACGAACAGATTTTAAAACTCGGTTCAAAGGCCTAGAAAAGCCTATATAAATTAAAAGTATGGCTTCCAGTGAATGAATTCTTCCAATTCCCTGGTATGGTAGTGCTTGGTTGGAGGAGATAGATCTCCCTTAACAATTTAAAAAGACGAATTTGACTAACTGGTTGAGAAAATTAGGATAAATATACAATGATAACTAGTTTACAGGCACAAATGATTGGAAGTGACTATCAACTATGGATGCAATGACTGAGTTCATATCATTGCCACTGCCTATCCTTGTTAACTCCTTGATCGTCTAAGGACACTCCAATCAAGCTTTCCACCCTTTGGTTTCTTGAAAGCATCTTTTCTTTTACTTGATGGTGACTGTTGATCACCTTGATCACTTTTGGGAGATTTGTTTGGATATTGAGAATCGGTCACTCCTGGCTGTTTTCTTTTATAGTTTCCATTAGCATCACTCTTTGGTTTATCAAGATCTGAGCACTCTCCTTCTTCCATTGGAGGTTCATTTTCTCTGTggcaaatattaataaatatttaattctaagATTCAGAAAAGTAAAACTAACCACAGAAGAGAAACGACTCTACATAACATGGATATATTTCCGGTAAAAGAATATACTCAGACTATTATCCTATCAAGTTTACTATAGGTGCATCAGATCAAATTACAAACAGAAAAGGTAAGCGAATTTTGAAATGTCTGACCTATATGATTCTTTTCCATTTTCAGTTCCAGAAGAAGTGGCAAGGGGTACTGGCTGACTAACTTGTGTTGCTTCCTCGTTTAATTTCTACCATGGAAAAGCTTTGGGTGATTAAAATAAATTCTAAAAGGAATACAGAAGGTGAATAGTCATTGACCGTGTACATGGACTTATACTCACATCAATAGACGGGTTGAAACTTCTAAAAGACATACGACCTTTTGTTGCTCCTGGATGGGGGTCACCTTCCATTATTACCACACTACATACATAAAAACAGAAATCCCATTAAACGATAAAACAAAACAGTTTTGAGGTGAACAGGAAAGAAAGGTTCAGTAACCTATGGAAGATAGTAGTACTTGTTCCAGTTGTATCAACAAAACTTAAAATACCATGTACGCATACATCAAATGATGAACCCAGCACTATACTGCCTCATATCAATTATCCATATAGAACATAAGTATTTAACATAAATGAATGCAACAATGCTCCCTTTATACCCTTCTTAAAGCTGTttagaaaagaaacaaagaacgcACTTATATTACTTATAGATACTATGCGCAACTCAAAGACCACTGATATTTGACTTAACCGTTAACACCCCTGATGTGGGAGATAATTAGCTAGAATATTACGAGTTATTTTGCTATTTTATTATTTGGGTTATTTTTGTATTGTTAGGTTATTGCTAAGGCTACATGTATATGCCAAAGTATGATTGTAAGGGAAGGATGATACATTTTAAAATAGAATTTTGGGAGAGAGTTTCTCATATTTTGGGGTTTTCCCTTAGTTGCCATTTGGCATGAGCTATGCTCACATCATCCATTGCGCTGCATCACACCCTCTCAAAAGATCTCAACATCTATGAGCAAAACAAACCAGCATAATGAAATACATCGAGAACAGTAATTTAACACAAGCAAAAAAACTACATTTTCAATTTTGGGGAGAGGAGAGAAAGACAACTAGATCAATCCAAAAAGAAACACCTTGGCATTCATAGTACTAATTAATGGAAAAGTGGTAAACGTATGCAAATTAGGCTACTTAactttaaaacataaaaattaacTTTGCAGATGATATCGGTGCTTCTACCTGATATATTCAGTAGTTATTGCAAAGCCAAACACACTAGACAATTCTAACTTCTTGAACACTGACTTAATATTACCAAACTGTCAACCTAAATTAAGTACATTGACGCCTATATTTAAGAGTATGTACGAGACCCATTGACTCTAGTCCACAAAGttaatgccctattcttggacaACAGTTTCTTATGGAAAACTTCTGATTCAATATGAATATATTCTGATTCAATATGAATATAAGTTGAGGTATTAGAGAGCTAATAGGACTCAGTAGTTTCTGTATTAAGAGACAAAGAGGCCTTCCAAATTCGCTCACGAAACCAAATAAGCTAAAACCCGCATTGCATGATTATTATACACAAAGACGGACTCAGTTTTAAGCTCACACAAACCCATTACAATTCACAATTGGACGTAAAAATAGATAAGAAAAAAGAAGAGAACAATAAAAAAACTAtgaaaatcaaaacaaaaataaaagagagaAAACTACCACTTCCTAGTAACGGGACCAGGGGAAGTAAAATTTCCGGCAGGTTTGACCTCTACTTTTTTAATCACCTCTTCTCTTTGAGCCGCCCTTTGCATGAACTTTAGCAATAGAAATATatatcaattaatcaatttaaacaaTGAGCTCAGAAGGTTAACGAAATCAAATACCAGAAATTAAGAAAATTGGCGAacaaattaaagaaattaaagaaagcCCAGATGAATTTAAGCAAAACCCAATCAAAAGATTcaatcttctttttttctttttcttaattgTCCTCTTCCCTCCCTTTTGaaatattgaaaataataatgagaaataaaataaaaggtcTTCTATTTCTGCTTTACCTTCAAGCTTTTCAGAGTACTAGAAAATTCTGGTTTAGCCATAGTTAGCGATGGAAGCCTCGTTCGAAGACGGCACAAATTTAACTCTTAAACAAGCAAGTTTAAACTCAAATCTCTGAAACTCTCTCGTCCGGCTAGGGCAAGGAAAATAATATCGGCGTTTTCTACATTCAGTCACATGTCAGTGGGTCAGGGCCGGCTTCATTGGGCCCATATAAACCCAATTAATGTCAATGGGGATCTGAATGGCCCAATTTTGGCCTGCCTTAAATCCCCTCGATACCTCTTTTTCCGGTATATTcattctttcctttttttttttctttttctttttctctttttttttaatatgcatTTAAATTTGcctttatacttttttgaatcatttatttttggaatctttacaattatatacttataatataaaataattataaaaattagctacaaaattttatttacaaaaatatcttgaCACATCATCAAAAAATACCAGATTCTAAAAGTAGTATACTTGAATTTAAAACTTTCCCAAAATCTTAATTTCCCATTTTTTGGTttaaaaaagtaatattttagttacttaaaatattaataagttaccaattagttatttttttcactgcttttttcaactttttttttttcatggtaCAGGGCCTCTCTCTCCactattctcttttttttttattaatttcttacaTTCTCTATTATCTTTAATTTCAAATATATTTTCCGGCCACACCACTAGTCGGTTGGACTCAAAAGTGGTATCATCGCGACCTAATCTTCaaggtgatcattttgatatatggGAAGCATATGTTTTTTGGTCGTCGCCGGAAAATTAATAAGGAACATTCAAGCTACTTATTCCAAATATATATATTCGTGATTAACAAGTTTGCTTATAAATTGCAACAATCAAGATTCACATGAAAAGTTCAAGCAAGAACCATTTCAAAAAATACACGACTAGAAACCAAGATTATTAAATTGTAAAAACAAACAATTAGCCCAATATGCGAGCATGACAGTAGTGAAagaaaaatttaacaaaaataataacaaaataataagtAAGAAAGAAAGACACCGAGATTTATACTGATTCGGATAATTTGACATATGTCCAATTGAGTACCACCACAAGCTTTATTGATAAATATTCGAACAGCTTTGTACAACCCTCATTCTTCACAGTTGAGAAGAACATACAATAAGTGACAGTACAAAATCACTTGTGTTACACCCcaaattttgagatatatttaTCAGTCTAGAAATGTAGGCTCGCAAGAGTGGAGATCGAGTATATAACAGACAAACATTATGATGACTTACACTAGTAATCAATCACCAAAATGCCACATCATAGGCATGGTGCAAGCATGAGATGTGAGCTTGAAGAAGAGGGTTCGCTCCGAAAGTTAGTCTCGAAGGCCTGAAAGATGAGGAGGCGAATACTCATGTAGCGGTGAGCTCGAACCATGTTGCAAGCTCGAAAGTGCACCAAAATACCAAAGTAGAAAGTTACAATTCCCTATAATTGTGGAATAGGTTATAGTCGTATATTAAAAACCCTATTCTTCTTAAGGGATATTTGATATCCATATATTTGAttgtatatttattaattatattatattttgaatGCAAATTAGATATTATGTAACTTCCCTAACATTAAGGGAagagatattttgtaaaccaggtctataaatagcctaggTTATTGTCATTTATTTTCACACACAAATTTTGTACTCAAGCTTTGTGAAATTGTTCTCAAGGTTTAAACGCAGAATATATTAACAAAAGTGACTCGTGTAGTTGGTAGATTTAACTACTTAACCATGTAAAAAAATATGTTTCGTTTCTTCCTTATTATTTTTAAGTGCTTAATTGCTCTTAGTTTTGGTTGACGAAAAAtttcgtcaacagtttggtgctttcattaagagcattAAACATTCTTTCAATCCTTCCGTCATTACTACAATGGTTGCACCCGCTAGTAATATCCTTGGATCTGGAAGTGGTCGACCACTGCCCAGAATCGCTGAGGAGAACACTCCTCGTACTGAAGAACATCCTCAACGGCCTGGCAAGCATTAATGATCAAACCCTAGATGAAGGGAGTGTGTTCTCAACACAGCGGGACCAGGGTCAACAGTGAGACCCTGGTTAAAGTTTCCAGCCACCAAATCAGGATTACTACAATCTTGAGAGATATGTCCCaatggtggagatggagaaccaAAGGCTGTGAGAAAGATTAGCCAGGCTACTCGGTTAAAAGAAGAAATGGTGAGACGGGAAGTTGAAGCCCAAGCACCCCGATAGAGGACTAGAGAGTGTCCTTAGGGTAGTACTGCGGTGAGAATGGCCGAACAGAGAGCCCAACAAAATTGGGCAGGAAGAGCTAGGGAGAACGCTAGAGTTAACCAGACTAGGGTTTCATCTCGAAACCCGACACGTACCAACCAAACCAGAGAGATTCCTATTGACAGTGGGAATAACCGAGCTGCTCCATAAACGACTCGGAGTAATAACCCAGAACCTACAAGGCTAGCTCCTAACAATGAGAGGCTGCCACCGTCTTTGATCAGGCATCCCTCCTCTCTGATCAGACATCCTTCACCGGTTCGAGACATACCACAACCTGCGTCTAGTGGACCTCGAACTGGTGAAATGGCACCTCAAAGGCCTACCCAAAGTGTAAGGAGTGAAAGCTGAGATAGGAAACCTCAGGCTAGGACTGAACAAAAGGATAATTGTGATGTCCCAATGGGGGAAAATCAAGGGCATAAACAGCCGAGACAGCCCCAACCATCTGAGAGTTATATGTTGAGATTCCGTGCTACTGGGATCAGGGTACATGTGGATAATCCACCTCAAAACTATGCCCAAAAACAACAGAGGACAATTAGTTTCCTGGAAGATAGTCATAATCATAGTAGGTTGGTGAGTGTCTACAACACCAAACCAAGGTATTATGAAAATTATCCCAATAACGGTCCAGACCTTCAAGACCACCTGAAACAGAACCGGGGGCAGTACAACCAACCAAACTCGGACTTAAGGGAACATTTGAATGCCCAGGGAGGGCCCTTACAACTTGCTTACGGGAATAATTATAACCCGATACTACAACAAGGGGCTAGAATTCCTTGGAACAATAACTAGCTCCCAGTAGTGCATGCTCAACCCCTAATAGATCCGATCCAGGAAAGGATAAATCAACTCAAGGAGTAGTTTAGGCTCCTTCGATGGGGAAAAGATAAGGAGAAAGCATACAACTCAGATGAGGAACTTGAACTGTTTGCTCCTcatatttcaagcacacatttccCACATGGGTTAAAAATACCCCACATGGCACCATATGACGGAAATACCGACCCTACAATTATTGTAGAAGAGGCCAGGTTGACGCTACAATTAGCGCCTCTAGCCTCAATAACTACAACAATGAATATTAAATCATCAATGAGCTCGGCAGGACCATCTGCGGCTCAACCTTGTGGTAACAGTTCTtccaaatgaaagaaaaacgaaaaTAACTTCCCTTGGGAGAAAtaactaaaaagaaaaagggagataAGTACATCTCCATTTATACCGTGTACACCGAACTCATAGTAACTCGGGAGAATATATATGTGGCGAATGAAAACCAAGTTCCATTCAGGTGAACTGAAGCAATgcgtaatcaaggcactaaacgaGATCAAAATAAATACTTT contains the following coding sequences:
- the LOC133791108 gene encoding uncharacterized protein LOC133791108 → MAKPEFSSTLKSLKFMQRAAQREEVIKKVEVKPAGNFTSPGPVTRKCVVIMEGDPHPGATKGRMSFRSFNPSIDKLNEEATQVSQPVPLATSSGTENGKESYRENEPPMEEGECSDLDKPKSDANGNYKRKQPGVTDSQYPNKSPKSDQGDQQSPSSKRKDAFKKPKGGKLDWSVLRRSRS